In a single window of the Lynx canadensis isolate LIC74 chromosome E2, mLynCan4.pri.v2, whole genome shotgun sequence genome:
- the ZNF260 gene encoding zinc finger protein 260 isoform X2 yields MLESLKPEADLLQHDQIHTREKPHECNECGKTFSLKENLIEHKKMHTGEKSHECTECGKVFSRVSSLTLHLRSHRGKKPYKCNKCGKAFSQKRNFLSHQKHHTAEKLYECGKASIQMSSLIKHQRNHTGNKPYACKECGKAFNGKSYLTEHEKIHTGEKPFECNQCGRAFSQKQYLIKHQNIHSGKKPFKCNECGKAFSQKENLIIHQRIHTGEKPYECKGCGKAFIQKSSLIRHQRSHTGEKPYICKECGKAFSGKSNLTEHEKIHIGEKPYKCNECGTIFRQKQYLIKHHNIHTGEKPYECNKCGKAFSRITSLIVHVRIHTGDKPYECKICGKAFCQSSSLTVHMRSHTGEKPYGCNECGKAFSQFSTLALHMRIHTGEKPYQCSECGKAFSQKSHHIRHQRIHTH; encoded by the coding sequence ATGTTGGAAAGCCTTAAGCCTGAAGCAGATCTCCTTCAGCATGATCAAATTCATACTAGAGAGAAACCTcatgaatgtaatgaatgtggaaaaacCTTCAGCCTGAAGGAAAACCTCATAGAGCATAAGAAAATGCATActggagaaaaatcacatgaatGTACTGAATGTGGTAAAGTATTCTCTCGAGTCTCATCCCTTACTCTACATTTGAGAAGTCATAGAGGAAAGAAAccatataaatgtaataaatgtggaaaagccttcagtCAGAAGAGAAACTTCCTTTCTCATCAGAAACATCATACGGCAGAGAAACTCTATGAGTGTGGGAAAGCTTCTATTCAGATGTCAAGCCTCATTAAACACCAGAGAAATCATACTGGAAACAAACCCTATGCatgtaaggaatgtggaaaagccttcaaTGGCAAATCATATCTCACTGAGCATGAGAAAAtccatacaggagagaaaccatTCGAATGTAATCAATGTGGAAGAGCCTTCAGCCAGAAGCAGTACCTCATTAAACATCAGAATATCCACAGTGGAAAGAAACCctttaaatgtaatgaatgtggaaaagcctttagcCAGAAAGAAAACCTGATTATCCATCAAAGAAtacatactggagagaaaccttatgaatgcaAGGGGTGTGGGAAAGCTTTCATTCAGAAGTCAAGCCTCATTAGACACCAGAGAAgtcatacaggagagaaaccctatatatgtaaagaatgtgggaaagccttcagtggCAAATCAAATCTCACTGAGCATGAGAAAATTCATAttggagagaaaccctataaatgtaatgaatgtggaacAATCTTCAGGCAGAAGCAATACCTCATTAAACATCACAATattcatacaggagagaaaccctatgaatgtaataaatgtggaaaagccttctcTCGAATCACATCACTTATTGTACATGTGAGAATTCATACAGGGGATaaaccttatgaatgtaaaaTATGTGGGAAAGCCTTCTGTCAAAGCTCATCTCTTACTGTTCATATGAGAAGCCATACAGGTGAAAAGCCCTATGGttgtaatgaatgtggaaaagccttctcTCAGTTCTCAACTCTTGCTCTACATATGAGAATCCATACTGGAGAAAAACCTTATCAGtgtagtgaatgtgggaaagcttttaGCCAGAAGTCACATCATATTAGACACCAGAGAATTCATACTCACTAA